In Lycium ferocissimum isolate CSIRO_LF1 chromosome 11, AGI_CSIRO_Lferr_CH_V1, whole genome shotgun sequence, a single genomic region encodes these proteins:
- the LOC132038274 gene encoding uncharacterized protein LOC132038274 — protein MDDSILEEREDLMVSLVDEQVKPIFRVAHFLKPTIYSAEKLPFLPSRSKISCSSLKVQFRGVFLYTNGWYEWVDELKPLYEDIWKKAGIFEAIIASTFEIYRHNDLILALAERWCLETNTFILPWGESTITLEDMVVLGGFSVLGHCVLKPVKTKDSAEVEKTLCKAHKIIRASKGNIVSHHDWMEYFAGKGDHLEHVAFLTLWLSRYVLPARCYRNVQQALFRTAIYLSQGIPIALAPAVLASIYRDLNLLKS, from the coding sequence ATGGATGATTCAATCCTGGAAGAGAGAGAGGATCTAATGGTTTCACTTGTTGATGAACAAGTAAAACCCATTTTTAGAGTTGCTCATTTTCTAAAACCAACTATATATTCTGCtgaaaagcttccatttttaCCTTCAAGATCCAAGATTTCTTGTTCTTCACTAAAGGTtcagtttaggggtgttttttTATACACGAATGGATGGTATGAATGGGTTGATGAGTTAAAGCCATTATACGAAGATATATGGAAAAAAGCTGGAATCTTTGAGGCTATTATAGCTTCCACATTTGAGATTTATAGGCACAATGACTTGATTCTTGCTCTTGCTGAGAGATGGTGTTTGGAGACTAATACATTCATTTTACCATGGGGAGAATCAACTATTACTTTGGAGGATATGGTGGTTTTAGGTGGTTTCTCTGTTTTAGGCCATTGTGTGTTGAAACCTGTTAAGACCAAAGATTCAGCTGAAGTTGAAAAAACTCTTTGTAAGGCTCACAAAATTATTAGAGCAAGCAAAGGGAATATTGTTAGTCACCATGACTGGATGGAATATTTTGCAGGAAAAGGTGACCATTTAGAGCATGttgcatttttgaccctttggTTGTCAAGGTATGTGCTTCCTGCTAGATGTTATAGGAATGTGCAACAAGCTCTTTTCCGTACTGCAATTTATCTTTCTCAAGGAATTCCAATAGCACTTGCCCCTGCTGTTCTTGCTAGTATTTATAGAGATTTAAACTTGCTTAAAAGTTGA
- the LOC132037509 gene encoding serine/threonine-protein phosphatase 7 long form homolog: MADSQENALMEEREELMVSPVDDEVKPIFRLAHFLKPTIPSAQKFPFLTSRPNLQELKISSCYSSLKVKFRGGVMHMKGWSKWVDKLKPLYQDTWKKAGIFEAITGSTFKIYMHHDLIYALAERWCLQTNTFILPWGEATVTLEDMVVLGGFSVLGHSVFNPLKTKESDEIVKTLTECYNVIRKYKVNVYHHAWMEYFAGKGGDHLEHVAFLTLWLSKYVFPSKGYQKVQPALIPMAIHLSQGNSMALAPAVLATIYRDLNLLKQLIVSSSKQTEQSNTFRCIEDESDLILRAPLHFVQLWAWERFPNLQPKSSIVINSGEPRVARWHKVKKLNCVDPRSEIDSASECFLWRPYAIDTVKNWDINKFYKEREEYVMVEQQMGSEILIFARLIRASELVGMDCVELYNPHRVSMQFGFDQDVPGCVNPTWRNYDRPIQDAKLYIPSRLIESDVSSRYLEWWKNQNIKFLQKCDEVRKDGSSFQDCEMRVVESSDDDDNIPILESLRRMKLMKKEITVPANQEPLSST, encoded by the coding sequence ATGGCTGATTCCCAAGAAAATGCACTCATGGAAGAAAGAGAAGAGCTCATGGTTTCACCTGTTGATGATGAAGTAAAACCTATTTTTAGACTTGCCCATTTTTTGAAACCAACAATACCCTCTGCCCAAAAGTTCCCATTTCTCACTTCAAGACCCAATCTTCAAGAACTGAAAATCAGTTCTTGTTATTCTTCACTAAAGGTCAAGTTTAGGGGTGGGGTTATGCATATGAAAGGATGGTCTAAATGGGTTGATAAGTTAAAGCCTTTATATCAAGATACATGGAAAAAAGCTGGAATCTTTGAAGCTATTACAGGTTCCACATTCAAGATTTATATGCACCATGATCTGATTTATGCTCTTGCTGAGAGATGGTGCTTGCAGACTAACACATTCATTTTACCATGGGGAGAAGCAACTGTTACTTTGGAGGATATGGTAGTTTTGGGTGGTTTCTCTGTTTTAGGCCACTCTGTCTTCAACCCTTTGAAAACCAAAGAGTCTGATGAAATTGTTAAAACTCTTACGGAGTGTTATAATGTTATTAGAAAATATAAGGTGAATGTTTATCACCATGCCTGGATGGAATATTTTGCCGGAAAAGGTGGTGACCATTTGGAGCATGttgcatttttgaccctttggTTGTCCAAGTATGTGTTCCCTTCTAAAGGTTATCAGAAAGTGCAACCAGCTCTTATCCCTATGGCAATTCATCTTTCTCAAGGAAACTCAATGGCACTTGCCCCTGCTGTTCTTGCTACCATTTATAGGGATTTGAACTTGCTTAAACAGTTGATTGTATCTTCATCTAAGCAGACTGAACAGAGTAATACTTTTAGATGTATAGAAGACGAGTCGGATCTTATCCTCCGTGCTCCTCTTCATTTTGTTCAGCTATGGGCATGGGAGAGATTTCCCAATTTGCAGCCTAAGTCTAGTATTGTCATCAACTCTGGGGAGCCAAGAGTAGCTAGATGGCATAAGGTGAAAAAACTAAACTGTGTGGATCCTAGGAGTGAAATAGATTCTGCATCAGAATGTTTTCTGTGGCGTCCTTACGCTATTGATACTGTGAAGAATTGGGACATCAACAAATTTTACAAGGAAAGGGAGGAATATGTGATGGTTGAACAACAGATGGGAAGTGAAATCTTGATTTTTGCTCGACTTATTCGAGCTTCTGAACTAGTTGGGATGGATTGTGTAGAGCTGTATAACCCTCATAGAGTATCGATGCAATTTGGATTCGATCAAGATGTGCCCGGTTGTGTGAATCCTACATGGAGAAATTATGACAGACCAATTCAAGATGCCAAGCTCTATATACCTTCTAGGCTCATCGAGTCAGATGTCAGCAGCCGATACTTGGAATGGTGGAAGAACCAAAACATTAAATTTTTGCAGAAATGTGATGAGGTTAGGAAAGATGGTAGTAGTTTTCAGGATTGTGAAATGAGAGTTGTAGAATCATCAGATGATGATGACAATATACCAATTTTGGAATCTTTACGCAGGATGAAGctcatgaagaaagaaattacTGTACCTGCTAATCAAGAACCTCTATCTAGCACCTAA
- the LOC132037618 gene encoding DNA polymerase I B, chloroplastic/mitochondrial-like, which produces MAFLGLSVQSSPFKPTSSYVWFSPHSRSFWASSGKALHRREDLKTQSIENASSSLAVLGDSIKQISSHERKLFSSGLQQKIEEDSTYGWNAEIEALKALKAKSSYNNSYKKISAANCSVSASINRKVKDENFDVPTEVNTRMMRERITSSYSATTCISGGNLSSKSKPPYSPSRGEKKEVGNWREYKKHLPQLSVGINHSRSNEVTPVNKVDGTNVKGSHLNGQLSNKIMEAKWEKANKLREGNASDQVRESVNGTATKVVTVKAKGVIQDRATNKMEKNAIQSVATDVVNGTETKIVSDELITLRDRLGAMYDKVHIVDNLSAAKEVVSKLTNQYRHLVHACDTEAPNIDVKQQTPVDHGEVICFSIYSGPEADFGDGKSCIWVDVLDGGGKNLLVEFAPFFQDPSIKKVWHNYSFDNHVVENYGFKLSGFHADTMHMARLWDSSRRTLGGYSLEALTGDSSVMCDARRIHAERLFHGEGLFGKISMKTIFGRKKLKKDGTEGKVTVIPSVEELQRTERELWICYSALDSISTLMLYESLKNKLSKRIWTFDGVRKGSMYEFYEKYWRPFGELLVQMETEGVLVDRAYLAEIEKVAKAQQLVAVNRFRNWAAKYCADAKHMNVGSDTQLRQLFFGGIQNRRNLDENLPYEKEFKVPNVDKVIEEGKKAPTKFRKIQLHRICDPIDTEIYTASGWPSVSGDALKALAGKVSADFDIFDDVDSNAEEVPETSVDEALATNNEAPSQSPEVSVYGSAYQAFGGGQKGIEACHAIAALCEVCSIDFLISNFILPLQGDDISGENGRIHCSLNINTETGRLSARRPNLQNQPALEKDRYKIRQAFVAAQGNSLIVADYGQLELRILAHLANCKSMLGAFKAGGDFHSRTAMNMYPHIREAVEKGDVLLEWYPQPGEDKPPVPLLKDAFGSERRKAKMLNFSIAYGKTSIGLSRDWKVSVKEAKETVERWYSDRKEVSDWQEQRRFEAREFGRVHTLLGRARWFPSVKNATGSVKGHIERAAINTPVQGSAADVAMCAMLEITKNARLKELGWKLLLQVHDEVILEGPEESEKEAMAIVVDCMSHPFNGKNILRVGLSVDAKCAKNWYSAK; this is translated from the exons ATGGCTTTCTTGGGTTTATCTGTTCAATCTTCACCTTTTAAACCTACTTCTTCTTATGTTTGGTTTTCTCCTCATTCTCGTTCTTTTTGGGCTTCTTCTGGTAAAGCCCTTCACAG GCGGGAAGATTTGAAAACTCAGAGTATAGAAAATGCATCGTCCAGCTTAGCTGTGCTTGGTGATTCCATTAAACAAATATCAAGTCATGAAAGGAAGTTATTCTCTAGTGGATTACAACAGAAAATTGAGGAAGACAGTACTTATGGATGGAATGCTGAAATTGAGGCTCTTAAAGCTCTTAAAGCAAAAAGCtcctataataatagttacaaAAAGATTTCAGCGGCAAATTGCAGTGTCAGTGCCTCCATAAATCGGAAGGTGAAAGATGAAAATTTTGATGTTCCAACTGAAGTCAATACAAGGATGATGCGTGAACGTATCACCTCTAGCTATTCTGCCACAACCTGTATTTCAGGAGGCAACTTATCTTCAAAAAGCAAACCACCTTATAGCCCTAGTAGAGGAGAAAAGAAGGAAGTTGGAAACTGGAGAGAGTATAAAAAACATTTGCCACAACTATCTGTAGGTATTAACCATTCAAGAAGCAATGAAGTTACGCCAGTAAATAAGGTTGATGGTACTAATGTAAAAGGTTCCCATCTTAATGGGCAATTGTCAAACAAAATTATGGAAGCAAAGTGGGAGAAAGCTAATAAACTTAGGGAGGGTAATGCATCTGATCAAGTAAGAGAGAGTGTGAATGGGACTGCGACCAAGGTAGTTACTGTCAAAGCAAAAGGTGTTATCCAAGACCGTGCAACtaataaaatggaaaagaatGCAATTCAATCCGTGGCAACTGATGTTGTAAATGGAACTGAGACTAAGATTGTCAGTGATGAACTAATTACCCTTCGTGACAGGCTAGGTGCAATGTATGATAAAGTTCATATAGTTGACAATTTATCAGCAGCAAAGGAAGTTGTCAGTAAGCTTACAAATCAGTACAGGCATCTCGTCCATGCGTGTGATACGGAGGCAC CGAATATTGATGTTAAGCAGCAAACACCTGTTGATCATGGAGAAGTTATATGCTTCAGTATTTATTCTGGACCAGAGGCTGATTTTGGTGATGGGAAATCTTGTATCTGGGTAGATGTTCTTGATGGAGGTGGCAAGAACCTATTAGTCGAATTTGCTCCATTTTTCCAAGACCCATCCATTAAAAAG GTCTGGCACAACTATAGCTTTGACAACCATGTTGTAGAGAACTATGGGTTTAAATTATCTGGCTTTCATGCTGACACGATGCACATGGCACGACTTTGGGATTCCTCTAGGCGAACTCTGGGCGGTTATTCATTAGAGGCACTAACAGGTGATTCATCTGTCATGTGTGATGCTAGACGGATCCATGCTGAAAGGCTGTTCCATGGTGAAGGTCTGTTTGGTAAAATATCTATGAAAACTATCTTTGGTCGGAAAAAGCTGAAGAAAGATGGAACTGAGGGTAAAGTAACCGTCATTCCTTCTGTTGAAGAGTTGCAAAGGACTGAACGAGAATTATGGATTTGTTATTCTGCATTAGACTCCATAAGCACATTGATGCTTTATGAGAGTCTGAAGAATAAACTATCTAAACGGATCTGGACATTCGATGGAGTTCGTAAAGGATCCATGTATGAGTTTTATGAGAAATACTGGCGTCCATTTGGTGAGCTTCTAGTTCAAATGGAAACAGAGGGTGTGCTGGTTGACCGTGCCTATCTTGCTGAGATTGAGAAAGTGGCTAAAGCTCAGCAGCTGGTTGCTGTGAATAGATTTCGTAACTGGGCAGCTAAGTATTGTGCTGATGCAAAGCACATGAATGTTGGAAGTGACACACAGTTGCGCCAGCTGTTTTTTGGTGGCATCCAGAATAG AAGGAATCTTGATGAGAATCTACCATATGAGAAAGAATTCAAAGTTCCAAATGTTGATAAAGTAATTGAAGAAGGAAAGAAGGCTCCCACTAAATTTCGTAAAATCCAACTACATAGAATTTGCGATCCTATCGACACCGAGATTTACACTGCCAGTGGCTGGCCTTCTGTCTCTGGAGATGCTTTGAAGGCTCTCGCTGGCAAAGTTTCTGCGGACTTTGATATTTTTGATGATGTGGATAGCAATGCTGAGGAAGTTCCTGAAACAAGCGTTGATGAAGCTTTAGCTACAAATAATGAAGCTCCCAGTCAAAGCCCAGAAGTTTCAGTTTATGGATCAGCTTACCAAGCCTTTGGAGGTGGGCAGAAAGGAATTGAGGCCTGCCATGCCATTGCAGCCTTATGTGAAGTTTGCTCCATAGACTTTTTAATATCCAACTTTATCCTCCCCCTGCAG GGCGATGATATATCGGGTGAGAATGGACGGATTCATTGTTCCCTGAATATTAACACTGAAACTGGGCGCCTGTCTGCAAGGAGACCAAATTTGCAG AACCAGCCTGCTCTGGAGAAAGATCGGTATAAAATTCGTCAAGCTTTTGTAGCTGCACAAGGGAATTCCTTGATTGTGGCTGACTATGGTCAG TTGGAACTTAGGATTCTTGCACATCTTGCCAACTGTAAGAGCATGTTGGGTGCATTCAAAGCTGGTGGAGACTTCCATTCAAGGACTGCTATGAATATGTATCCTCACATCCGTGAAGCCGTTGAAAAAGGGGACGTACTTCTTGAGTGGTATCCTCAACCAGGTGAAGACAAACCACCAGTTCCTCTGCTAAAG GATGCTTTTGGCTCTGAAAGAAGGAAGGCAAAGATGCTCAACTTTTCAATTGCTTACGGAAAAACTTCAATCGGACTCTCGCGTGATTGGAAG GTATCTGTAAAGGAAGCGAAGGAAACAGTTGAACGTTGGTATAGTGATAGAAAAGAAGTGTCAGATTGGCAGGAACAACGCAGATTTGAAGCACGCGAATTTGGACGTGTTCACACACTTCTAGGACGGGCCCGCTGGTTCCCATCAGTAAAAAATGCAACTGGATCCGTAAAAGGTCACATAGAAAGAGCTGCTATCAATACTCCAGTCCAG GGGAGTGCTGCAGATGTTGCTATGTGCGCCATGTTAGAGATAACAAAGAATGCACGACTAAAGGAGCTTGGATGGAAATTGCTCTTACAG GTTCATGATGAAGTTATTTTAGAAGGGCCGGAAGAGAGTGAAAAAGAAGCCATGGCAATAGTGGTTGACTGCATGTCCCATCCTTTTAATGGAAAAAATATTCTCAGAGTTGGCCTATCTGTTGATGCTAAATGTGCCAAAAACTGGTATTCTGCTAAGTAG
- the LOC132037179 gene encoding uncharacterized protein LOC132037179, with translation MLEKPMKDSIFEERKELMVSPLGGIPQLRKAHFLKPIVSSIEGPNLKLASFPFSSESEWPLKVSFNGCRNQQNKWKKWVENMESVHHIVWKKAGIYEAIMGSVYKVHTDQDLIFGLVERWCCETNTFIFPWGESTITLEDMIILGGFSVLGGHVSLPVESPELVEIEKNLEKTRNDLIRLKADNQNKWLSFFMNSGKKFEHEAFLSLWLSRFVFPGNECDKIGRHVFSIAVNLARGRRLALAPAVLASVYRDLSLLKQSMIIASSNEPSSNGDDGDSFNILEFTLWAPLFFVQVWAWERLVPLKPEQARNCKMVKGVRIGRWHDVKQSGVINVRMTIDSSADIFLWRPYALAVEGWLIPKFYKEKEELATVEGANLEQEFESFVRCLRVSELVGLDCQEPYRPNRVARQFGYDQDFPKWIPRSPSSPELAWYNYSRPIENDLRLYYPSRLFESDVTTQYLKWWRKEILFLADEVKGLLRGRRSKRRLKRLSNLYGSPVFAPKLKQVKIETGYDVCDVLSGPPKVKNYPDVPPGFAPKCVGENDKKILSIEVSQTMACDIVTHGSVEKNTSEERIYTSTDYEHDSNEGKSDACDVLPGLHTKGQLKQVKNYPDVPPGFAPKYCGGNDKKNMSMRVSQTMVCDIVPPSFVENHTAGKIIYASTDYEHDKNEGKSDVCDVLPGLHTKGQLKQVKNYPDVPPGFAPKYCGGNDKKNMSMGVSQTMVCDIVPPGFVENHTAGKRIYTSTVYERDRNECKSDAFDVLPGLHTKGQLKQVKNYPDVPPGFAPKYCGGNDKKNMSMGVSQTMVCDIVPPGFVENHTAGKRIYTSTDYEHDKNESNLYGSPVFAPTLKRVKLETDCHVCDVLPGPPKVENYPGVPPGFPPKCNGENDKKNLSIGVSQMACDVVPPISVESQTAGERVIHTSTDYAHDRNEINSDIAPNLVTNEQKRGERTSCDDLVMVIEAGLSRIERQAALRKRH, from the coding sequence ATGTTAGAAAAGCCAATGAAAGATTCAAtctttgaagaaagaaaagagttaATGGTTTCACCATTAGGTGGAATACCACAACTAAGAAAAGCCCATTTCTTGAAACCTATTGTTTCTTCCATTGAAGGTCCAAATTTGAAGCTTGCttcatttccattttcatctgaatctgaatggcctttaaaagtttcctttaatggTTGTAGAAATCAGCAAAACAAATGGAAAAAATGGGTTGAAAACATGGAGTCTGTTCATCATATTGTGTGGAAAAAAGCTGGTATTTATGAAGCTATTATGGGGTCAGTTTACAAAGTACATACTGATCAAGATTTGATTTTTGGGTTGGTAGAAAGGTGGTGTTGTGAAACtaacacttttatttttccatgGGGTGAAAGTACTATTACTCTTGAAGATATGATAATTTTGGGAGGGTTCTCTGTTTTGGGTGGACATGTTTCATTGCCTGTTGAATCCCCTGAGTTGGTAGAAATcgaaaaaaatcttgaaaaaacGCGTAATGACCTTATCAGATTGAAGGCTGATAATCAAAATAAGTGGTTGAGTTTTTTCATGAACAGTGGTAAAAAGTTTGAACATGAAGCTTTTCTTTCACTTTGGTTGTCTAGATTTGTGTTTCCTGGAAATGAGTGTGATAAAATAGGTAGACATGTTTTCTCTATTGCTGTTAATCTTGCTAGAGGTAGGCGATTAGCGCTTGCTCCTGCTGTTCTTGCTAGTGTATATAGGGACTTGAGCTTGTTGAAACAAAGTATGATAATTGCTTCATCAAATGAGCCAAGTAGTAACGGAGATGATGGAGATAGTTTTAACATTCTAGAATTTACTCTTTGGGCGCCGTTGTTCTTTGTTCAAGTTTGGGCTTGGGAGAGGTTAGTGCCTTTGAAGCCTGAGCAGGCTCGGAATTGCAAGATGGTTAAGGGGGTGAGAATTGGACGATGGCATGATGTGAAACAATCGGGTGTGATTAACGTGAGGATGACTATTGACTCGTCTGCAGATATATTTCTGTGGAGGCCATATGCTTTGGCTGTCGAAGGCTGGTTAATTCCCaagttttataaggaaaaagaagagtTGGCAACAGTAGAAGGTGCAAATTTGGAACAAGAATTTGAGTCTTTCGTTCGATGTTTGAGGGTATCTGAGCTTGTTGGTTTAGATTGTCAAGAACCTTATCGACCAAATCGTGTAGCAAGACAGTTTGGATATGATCAAGACTTTCCCAAATGGATTCCTCGCTCGCCTTCAAGTCCAGAACTTGCTTGGTACAACTATAGCAGACCCATTGAGAATGATTTGAGGTTATATTATCCGTCTAGGTTGTTTGAATCGGATGTCACAACACAATATTTGAAATGGTGgagaaaagaaatattatttCTAGCTGATGAAGTCAAAGGATTGTTGCGTGGACGAAGgagtaaaagaagattaaaacgGCTTTCTAACCTTTATGGTTCTCCTGTTTTTGCTCCCAAGTTAAAGCAAGTGAAAATAGAAACTGGTTATGATGTTTGTGATGTTCTTTCTGGTCCACCCAAAGTGAAGAATTACCCTGATGTTCCTCCTGGTTTTGCTCCCAAGTGTGTTGGGGAAAATGACAAGAAAATTTTGTCTATTGAAGTTTCACAAACAATGGCTTGCGACATTGTGACTCATGGTTCAGTGGAGAAGAATACATCAGAAGAAAGAATTTACACATCCACTGACTATGAACATGACAGCAATGAGGGTAAAAGTGATGCTTGTGATGTTCTTCCTGGTCTACATACTAAAGGTCAATTAAAACAAGTGAAGAATTACCCTGATGTTCCTCCTGGTTTTGCTCCCAAGTATTGTGGGGGAAATGACAAGAAGAATATGTCTATGCGGGTTTCACAAACAATGGTTTGCGACATTGTGCCTCCTAGTTTTGTGGAGAATCATACTGCAGGAAAAATAATTTACGCATCCACTGACTATGAACATGACAAAAATGAGGGTAAAAGTGATGTTTGTGATGTTCTTCCTGGTCTACATACTAAAGGTCAATTAAAACAAGTGAAGAATTACCCTGATGTTCCTCCTGGTTTTGCTCCCAAGTATTGTGGGGGAAATGACAAGAAGAATATGTCTATGGGGGTTTCACAAACAATGGTTTGCGACATCGTGCCTCCTGGTTTTGTGGAGAATCATACTGCAGGAAAAAGAATTTACACATCCACTGTCTATGAACGTGACAGAAATGAGTGTAAAAGTGATGCTTTTGATGTTCTTCCTGGTCTACATACTAAAGGTCAATTAAAACAAGTGAAGAATTACCCTGATGTTCCTCCTGGTTTTGCTCCCAAGTATTGTGGGGGAAATGACAAGAAGAATATGTCTATGGGGGTTTCACAAACAATGGTTTGTGACATCGTGCCTCCAGGTTTTGTGGAGAATCATACTGCAGGAAAAAGAATTTACACATCCACTGACTATGAACATGACAAAAATGAGAGTAACCTTTATGGTTCTCCTGTTTTTGCTCCCACGTTAAAGCGGGTGAAACTAGAAACTGATTGTCATGTTTGTGATGTTCTTCCAGGTCCACCTAAAGTGGAGAATTACCCTGGTGTTCCTCCTGGTTTTCCTCCAAAGTGTAATGGGGAAAATGACAAGAAGAATTTGTCTATTGGAGTTTCACAAATGGCTTGCGACGTTGTGCCTCCTATTTCAGTGGAGAGTCAGACTGCAGGAGAAAGAGTAATTCACACATCCACTGACTATGCACATGACAGAAATGAGATTAACAGTGATATAGCTCCCAATCTTGTGACCAACGAGCAGAAAAGAGGGGAAAGAACCAGCTGTGATGATCTTGTAATGGTTATAGAAGCTGGTCTTAGCAGGATTGAGAGACAAGCTGCTTTACGCAAGAGACACTAG
- the LOC132038275 gene encoding probable protein phosphatase 2C 80 — protein MAIDEIDIIDEMDIDVECLNFHNKSINVLSSINGNLSTRMAAGAFYIPKYNKAPLGEDAHFICIEQETIGVADGVGGWAKKGINSGEYSRQLVKNAELSIHKQKQQGNKIHPMKVLNEAYLNTKSQGSSTACILTLTCDIVHAVNVGDSGFVVIRDGVIAYKTEIQQKRFNCPFQLGNGYTCDDPSVAQEIKVPVKTWDVIVMGSDGLFDNVHDFELEKLVRKGLVDLRELGIFSKMLAQKIAEYALRSSQSKKNYTPFARECSKVGKHHVGGKPDDITVIVAHILPL, from the coding sequence ATGGCTATAGACGAGATAGATATTATAGATGAGATGGATATAGACGTCGAGTGTCTAAACTTTCACAATAAGAGTATTAACGTTTTGAGTTCTATTAATGGGAATTTAAGCACGAGGATGGCGGCTGGCGCATTttacataccaaaatataaCAAAGCCCCTCTAGGGGAAGATGCACATTTTATTTGCATAGAGCAAGAAACCATAGGTGTAGCCGATGGTGTTGGTGGCTGGGCAAAAAAGGGTATCAATTCTGGAGAATATTCGAGACAGTTGGTTAAAAACGCTGAATTATCGATTCATAAGCAGAAACAGCAAGGGAATAAAATTCACCCGATGAAAGTTCTCAATGAAGCTTATTTAAATACGAAATCTCAAGGTTCATCGACAGCATGTATTTTGACTTTAACGTGTGATATTGTACACGCAGTCAACGTTGGAGATAGCGGGTTTGTTGTTATAAGAGACGGGGTAATAGCATACAAAACAGAAATTCAGCAAAAAAGATTCAATTGTCCCTTTCAGTTAGGGAATGGATATACATGTGATGATCCAAGTGTGGCACAAGAAATTAAGGTTCCAGTAAAAACATGGGATGTGATAGTCATGGGATCAGATGGATTGTTCGATAACGTTCATGACTTTGAGTTGGAGAAATTAGTACGCAAGGGGCTAGTGGATTTGCGCGAACTGGGAATATTTTCGAAGATGTTAGCACAGAAGATTGCAGAATATGCACTGCGGAGTTCACAAAGTAAGAAGAATTATACACCTTTTGCTAGAGAGTGTTCCAAAGTTGGAAAACATCATGTTGGTGGCAAGCCTGATGACATTACAGTGATAGTTGCCCATATTTTGCCTCTATAG
- the LOC132037619 gene encoding probable serine/threonine-protein kinase PBL23, with amino-acid sequence MILGRLTKRGWIHCFPCCMPVDDSIHISSLEDSIIQPYQDNKSPAQFANISLKTDSSRRRYIAAEIEKFGKGNISAQAFTFRELCLATQNFDCESLLGSGGFGKVYKGHIKSKNMDVAVKQLDRNGFQGTKEFLVEVLLLSLLRHSNLVNLVGYCSDGDQRILVYEFMPNGSLENHLLELGPDQKPLDWYTRMKIAAGAARGLAYLHETANPPVIYRDFKASNILLDENFDPKLSDFGLAKLGPTGDRTHVSTRVMGTYGYCAPDYACTGKLTVKSDVYSFGVVFLEIITGRRVIDSSRPSEEKNLVKWARPLIADKKKLHVMADPLLGGNYPKKALYKALTVAAMCLQEDASARPFISEVVTALEYISNIKKHDDHNEESAEDTLKSPPALQTITSHVDRIASSNKPNCVRERY; translated from the exons ATGATATTAGGTAGATTAACAAAAAGAGGATGGATACATTGCTTTCCATGCTGCATGCCTGTGGATGACAGCATTCATATTAGCTCTTTGGAAGATAGTATCATTCAACCATATCAAGATAACAAATCTCCAGCACAATTTGCCAACATTTCTCTTAAAACTG ATAGCAGCAGAAGGAGATACATAGCTGCAGAAATAGAAAAGTTTGGAAAAGGGAACATTTCAGCTCAAGCCTTCACGTTTCGCGAGTTGTGTCTTGCAACTCAAAACTTTGACTGCGAAAGTTTGCTTGGCTCGGGTGGTTTTGGAAAAGTATACAAAGGCCACATTAAAAGCAAGAATATG GATGTTGCTGTGAAGCAACTTGACAGGAATGGTTTCCAAGGAACTAAAGAGTTCCTTGTGGAGGTCCTACTGTTGAGTCTTCTCCGTCACTCTAACCTTGTCAATTTGGTAGGATATTGTTCAGACGGTGATCAGAGAATATTAGTTTACGAGTTCATGCCAAATGGTTCTCTAGAAAATCACCTTCTTG AGCTCGGTCCAGATCAAAAGCCTCTGGATTGGTATACGAGGATGAAAATAGCAGCAGGAGCAGCAAGAGGACTTGCATACTTGCATGAAACAGCTAATCCTCCGGTGATATATCGGGACTTTAAAGCATCCAACATACTTTTAGATGAGAATTTTGATCCCAAGCTTTCTGATTTTGGACTTGCCAAGCTAGGTCCAACAGGTGACAGGACTCATGTGTCCACCAGGGTCATGGGAACCTATGGTTATTGTGCACCTGACTATGCTTGCACAGGAAAATTGACCGTTAAGTCCGATGTTTATAGCTTCGGGGTAGTCTTTTTAGAAATAATCACAGGACGAAGAGTCATCGACAGCTCCAGACCTAGTGAAGAAAAGAACCTCGTCAAGTGG GCACGACCACTGATCGCTGACAAGAAGAAGTTACACGTAATGGCAGATCCATTGCTAGGAGGGAACTACCCGAAGAAGGCATTGTATAAAGCTCTAACAGTTGCAGCAATGTGCCTGCAAGAGGACGCCAGTGCGCGACCTTTTATCAGTGAAGTAGTGACTGCTTTAGAGTATATAtctaatatcaagaaacatGATGATCATAATGAGGAAAGTGCAGAAGACACTCTCAAATCCCCACCTGCATTGCAAACTATTACGAGTCATGTTGATCGTATTGCAAGTAGTAATAAACCTAATTGTGTTAGAGAAAGATACTAA